One part of the Bacillus sp. FJAT-27916 genome encodes these proteins:
- a CDS encoding DinB family protein, with protein MLKRHEVLIKQLADYRHEFLEAVSVIGEEEADVIPEGYQDNIRWHMGHVYVNQYLWIQHLTKEEIVMPRNFIKWFGFGTSPLDWEEEIPSLDYLKRLLAIQPFMIRDLYGERLEEQYPTTESGIHTIAQVLVRTIHHEGIHLGNIQAIKRAISASKVYD; from the coding sequence ATGCTAAAAAGGCATGAAGTTCTGATTAAGCAGCTAGCTGATTATCGGCATGAGTTTTTGGAAGCGGTTTCGGTCATTGGGGAAGAGGAGGCAGATGTGATTCCTGAGGGGTATCAGGATAATATCCGTTGGCATATGGGACATGTATATGTGAATCAATATTTATGGATCCAGCATTTAACGAAGGAAGAGATTGTCATGCCAAGGAATTTCATTAAATGGTTTGGATTTGGTACAAGTCCTCTGGATTGGGAAGAAGAGATTCCAAGCTTGGATTATTTAAAAAGACTGCTTGCCATTCAGCCGTTTATGATTCGTGATTTATATGGGGAGCGGCTGGAGGAACAATATCCTACTACTGAATCAGGTATCCACACAATTGCTCAAGTGTTGGTCAGGACCATCCATCATGAAGGAATTCATTTAGGAAACATTCAAGCGATTAAGAGGGCCATTTCTGCTAGTAAAGTATATGATTAG
- the lepB gene encoding signal peptidase I — MEKNQSLFAGAWSWIKTLTVAILLILIVRTYILTPYKVDGLSMEPTLHHQERILVTPSIGDAAFSRGEIVVIKGNGYERYVKRVIGLPGDKVEVKEDELYINDEKWKEAYLNETGTGDLSPILVPEQSYFVMGDNRMVSMDSRNGLGFIHEDRIIGKGKVVFYPFRNMRVIQ; from the coding sequence ATCGAGAAAAATCAAAGTCTGTTTGCTGGTGCTTGGAGCTGGATTAAGACACTGACTGTTGCCATTCTTCTGATACTGATCGTACGGACATATATTTTGACGCCTTATAAAGTGGATGGACTTTCTATGGAGCCTACTTTGCACCATCAGGAGAGAATTCTTGTAACACCCAGTATAGGAGATGCTGCCTTTAGCCGCGGAGAGATTGTTGTGATAAAAGGAAATGGCTATGAACGATATGTAAAGAGAGTGATTGGGCTGCCAGGTGACAAGGTTGAAGTGAAAGAGGATGAATTATATATCAATGATGAGAAATGGAAGGAAGCATACCTCAACGAAACTGGTACGGGGGATCTTTCTCCTATACTTGTACCAGAGCAGAGTTACTTTGTAATGGGAGATAATCGGATGGTGAGTATGGATAGCAGGAATGGGCTTGGATTTATTCACGAAGATCGGATTATTGGGAAAGGAAAAGTTGTTTTCTATCCTTTTCGAAATATGCGGGTCATTCAGTAA
- a CDS encoding 3D domain-containing protein: MKKTLLSFVAVASITVAMSGQKTSAQEIKVQKGDTLWGISQKYDTSVENIKRLNDLDSDTIIENTRLVVKKEADTPTYKVKKGDSLWKISNTKNVSINELRSWNQLKSDVIHPGQVLKLAGDGQAASTNTAQPAKAKQTKQTTQTTTKKATPVQKTSTTKKENSGKTITVSATAYTANCNGCSGTTATGVNLKANPDAKVIAVDPSVIPLGSKVYVEGYGYATAADTGGAIKGNKIDVFIPSHDQAMQWGRKTVEVQVLN, translated from the coding sequence ATGAAGAAAACGTTATTATCGTTTGTAGCGGTAGCTTCCATCACCGTTGCTATGAGTGGGCAAAAAACATCCGCTCAAGAAATTAAAGTACAAAAAGGAGATACTCTCTGGGGAATATCTCAAAAATACGACACATCAGTAGAAAATATAAAAAGACTGAATGATCTCGATTCAGATACAATCATCGAAAATACTAGATTGGTGGTCAAAAAAGAAGCAGACACACCAACTTATAAAGTAAAAAAAGGAGATAGCCTATGGAAAATCTCCAATACTAAGAATGTATCAATCAATGAACTGCGTTCTTGGAATCAATTAAAATCTGATGTTATCCACCCAGGACAGGTTCTTAAACTAGCAGGTGATGGTCAAGCAGCCAGCACAAACACAGCACAACCAGCAAAGGCAAAGCAGACTAAACAAACTACTCAAACAACAACCAAAAAGGCAACACCTGTTCAAAAGACTTCTACTACTAAGAAGGAAAATTCCGGAAAAACCATTACAGTATCAGCAACGGCCTATACGGCAAACTGTAACGGATGTTCAGGTACCACCGCCACTGGTGTTAACCTGAAAGCAAATCCAGATGCAAAAGTTATCGCTGTTGACCCAAGTGTCATTCCATTAGGCTCTAAAGTCTATGTTGAAGGCTATGGATATGCGACTGCAGCTGATACAGGCGGCGCTATCAAAGGCAACAAAATTGATGTATTCATCCCATCACATGATCAAGCCATGCAATGGGGACGCAAAACAGTTGAAGTACAAGTTTTAAACTAA
- a CDS encoding S1C family serine protease: MECRICGRNMKTRGHYCYDCGRKKKRKRSNFIAIIQIFSLFLLSFTLFHLFSNRPEKTVIGTTPQVSIEKPEMAEIKREEEEYLDEEHLSGETEEKVPAPKREDISAVSKPPDEITDDVQRDLSALIQDSHQKVYTIYTDQNQGSGFLINEQGDVLTNAHVVEGFFTITAVDSSNQAFVGNVIGYSNETDIAVIRFPALSGQVSLRLDKQNKYGIGVDVLALGSPNRQAGAATLGQISGIERSFYIGERIYENLYQMTAKIGQGSSGGPLLSIQSGEVIGINSARSLEDDSVGFTIPMTDVYPLIERWIASPLSADDVMALFYNEHGKLYYEEEQEDVKEKEWYFDGGEKTDDEKSYYEIPEEWYLEEELTDQETTDNPKEGTGRSADNEETLSLDED, translated from the coding sequence GTGGAATGTAGAATTTGCGGCAGGAATATGAAGACGAGGGGACATTATTGCTATGATTGCGGAAGAAAAAAGAAAAGGAAACGCTCCAACTTTATTGCAATAATCCAAATCTTTTCGCTCTTCTTGCTTTCATTTACTCTCTTTCATTTATTCTCGAACCGACCAGAAAAGACAGTGATAGGAACAACTCCACAAGTATCCATAGAAAAGCCGGAAATGGCAGAGATAAAACGGGAAGAGGAAGAATACCTTGATGAAGAGCATTTATCAGGTGAGACAGAAGAGAAGGTGCCGGCACCAAAAAGAGAGGATATTTCAGCAGTCTCAAAGCCGCCTGATGAAATAACGGATGATGTGCAGAGAGATCTATCTGCTCTAATTCAAGATTCACACCAAAAGGTATATACGATTTACACGGATCAAAATCAAGGTTCTGGATTTTTAATCAATGAGCAAGGTGATGTACTGACAAATGCGCATGTAGTAGAGGGATTTTTTACGATTACAGCTGTTGATTCCTCTAATCAAGCCTTTGTAGGCAATGTTATCGGCTATTCCAATGAGACAGATATTGCTGTTATCCGTTTTCCAGCATTAAGCGGACAAGTATCACTTAGGCTGGATAAACAAAATAAGTATGGAATTGGTGTAGATGTGTTAGCTTTAGGAAGTCCTAATAGGCAGGCAGGAGCCGCAACACTAGGGCAAATATCCGGTATTGAACGGAGCTTTTACATTGGTGAAAGAATATATGAGAATCTATATCAAATGACAGCAAAGATTGGTCAAGGATCAAGCGGCGGACCCTTGTTATCCATTCAAAGCGGTGAGGTCATCGGCATAAACTCCGCAAGGTCTTTGGAGGATGATTCAGTTGGATTTACAATTCCTATGACAGATGTATATCCGCTCATAGAGAGATGGATTGCGTCGCCTCTTTCTGCAGATGATGTTATGGCTTTATTCTATAATGAACATGGGAAGCTTTATTATGAAGAAGAGCAGGAAGACGTGAAAGAGAAAGAATGGTATTTTGATGGTGGAGAAAAAACAGATGATGAAAAATCCTATTATGAAATTCCGGAAGAATGGTATTTGGAAGAAGAGTTGACGGACCAAGAGACAACTGATAACCCTAAAGAGGGTACTGGACGGTCAGCAGATAATGAAGAAACACTTTCACTGGATGAGGACTAA